TTGAAGATGATGTTTTTAACCCATATCAAATATCTCTCATATGCAGGCTTGTCAAGAGCGAGTTCCCGTCTAAGCGTCTCGATCTGTTCTGGTGAGATTCTTGGATTTTCAAGATACTGAGAAAGAAAATCACCAGGTTGTAATTCCGTGACAATAAAACAGATGATTGAAATCAAAAACATCATAGGAATCATTATCAAAATTCTTCTGATGATGAAAGACCACATCGAGTTAAACCTCCAAAACGGGGCTCCTCAAAAAGAGGAACCCCACAAAAAAATCACTTTCGATAAACTGTCCAAACTGTGAATACGATCATACCATCTTGTGTCAACCCTGCATTTCCAAGAGTATTATTTATACCCCAGATATTCATACCTTTACAGACAAAAATCACAGGTAGATAGATATGGTACAATTCCTGCCATTCATCATAGTAAGCCTTTCTTTTGGCTGGATCCATTTCAATCTGGCCCAGTTCAAAGAGTTCCCAAATTCTCTTTTCCCAGTCGAACATATTCTCGAAAACAGGTTTGGGTGGTGTGGCGTTTTTATCCATCGTCGAATAATGCCAATAATACAACTGTGTTCCGGGTTGCCAAATTGCCTTTCTAAGCTGCGGATCAGGTTGGTTTCCAAATGCCCTTATACCAGCTTGGAAGTTCCCTGCCCCAAACATTTGACCGACCAACGATGCATCGAGAATCTGTAGATTTGCCTTGATGCCTATCTTCTGAAGATCTTGGGCAAAGATGAGCGCAACATCCTGATACTCCTGTGGAGAACTTTGGACAAGTATGTTGAACTCCACACGTCTTCCGTTGGGGAACAATCTGTATCCTTCTTTGTCCCGATTCTTGAGACCTATCTTATCGAGTAACTCAGAGGCTTTTTTCAGATCATAATTTCTCATAATTTTTTCAATCTTTGGGTTGTAGAATGCCTTATTTGAAGGAAGCATCAAACCCGCATCAGGTATTGCAAGTCCTGCAAAAACTTCATCTATGATTCTCTGCCTATCGAGTGCATATTCCATTGCTTCTCTAAATTCGAGTTTCGCAAACAGATCTTTTAGATCAGGATCGTTGACATCGAAGTTGAAAGATATATGAATCGGGCTTGGTGTTGGTTGGTTAGGTTGAGTCGCGTAAACTTTATAAGGTACATTCCCAGCAAGTTCTTGCTGTTTCAGCATGGGATAATCTTTCGAAGCTATCGCCATAAAATCGATTTCTCCAGCCATGAACTTTGCCAATCTCACTTCGGCATCGCGAATAATAAGGTATTCCACTCTGTCAAAATACGGGAGTCGTGTACCAAATCGATCTACTTTCCAATAATTTGGGTTCCTTTCCAAAACGACTTTTTGATCTGTTATCACCTGTACAAGTTTATATGGTCCGTTGACTACGATCTCCTTTGGATCGACATTTGAGAGCCAAATCTTGTTCACAGAACCAAGATCATTTTTGTCTACAAGAGGCTCAAGTTTGTGCTTGGGGTATATATAAACATGTGACAAGACAGTGAAGAACGGACCATATGGTGATGGTAGTATTGCTTTGACAGTCTTGTCGTCGATTTTCACCCATTGAATCATCTTGTTTTCACCTTTTTCGTCTGGTATTGTGAATCTGTCAATTGAATTACCGCGAGCGTATTTGTTCATCACAAAATATTCAAAGGTGAAAATCACATCATCTGCGACTATTGGTTTTCCATCGGACCAATACGCTTCTCTGATGAAAAATGTGACTTCTTTTCCATCCGATGATACCGACCAGGATTTCGCCAAACCAGGTCTGATCTCATTGGTCACCGGGTGCATTTCCACAAGAGTTGAATACATTGGACCCATGATGACAGTGTATGCAGACGAATCGAGAGTACCGTATAGCAAAAATGATTCAGGAGTTGAAGCAAGTGCAAGTCTAAGTACACCACCCCATTTTGGTTTTGTGTCTGGTGTGAGTATGCTGTCTTCGACAAAAAACTCAGCTGCCATGATATTGAGAGAAATAGCAAGAACAGCAATTACAAAAAACCACTTTTTCATAAGAACACCTCCCCTTTAAATGTGATTACAATATGACTAATTTCCAAGAGGTATAATATCATAAAGATAAACTTAGTCAAAATGGGGGAATAAGTGTGAAAGTTCTTGGAATAGATGGTGGAGGCACATCTCTGAAAGCAACCGTTGCGCAAGAAAATAAGGTTATTCGTAGAACTATTTTGAATCAAGGTGTCAATTTATCTGCCGTTGATCCAAAGCAACTCGAACAAACGATAAAGGAATTATTTGAATGGTCTGGAGATGTCGATCTTGTGAGAGCTGCATTTTCAGGCGCTGGCAGTGAACAGAGAAAATCTTTGCTCAGGGAGATTATGGCAAAATACTTTCATAATTCATCTTTACAGATCTTCACTGATGCAGAAGGGGTTTTATACTCATGTTATGAGAATGAACCTGTGGTTGTCACAATTGCCGGTACAGGATCTGTAGTTATGGGTGTAGATAACCTGCAAATGGTTCATCGTGCAGGAGGATGGGGACATCTTTTCGATGATGAGGGCGGGGCATTTAGTGTTGTTTGTAAAATTATAAAGGCTGCCTTAAATTATAGAGATGGCATTGGTGAATTTGATCCCATATTTGACGAATTAATCCATTTTTACAAAGTGAGCCACATCGAGGATCTTGTCGATTTACAGAGATTAAAAAATTTCAAAGAAGTAATAGCATCCTTTGCAAGTCATATGAAGATTACGCCACTGGTACTCAGGATATTAGAAGAAGATTTGCAAATTCTCCTTGAGAGAACAAAACGCATTCTTTACAAAACCAATGCAAGAAAGTTGTATATCCACGGAGGTATGTTTAAAATTTCTCAATTTCAGCATATTTTTGCGAAAAATCTTTCCCATGTAGAGATACTTAGGCTTAAACATGATGTCGATCATATGCTTGCAATTAATAAATCTTTGCTCAATCTGAAAATTCATATGTAAAGTATGATATAGTAGTAATAGTGTTATGACAACTAATCATTTATTGGGAGGTGTAGTTATGAAGAAATTTTTGGTTTTTC
The DNA window shown above is from Thermotoga profunda AZM34c06 and carries:
- a CDS encoding ABC transporter substrate-binding protein, whose amino-acid sequence is MKKWFFVIAVLAISLNIMAAEFFVEDSILTPDTKPKWGGVLRLALASTPESFLLYGTLDSSAYTVIMGPMYSTLVEMHPVTNEIRPGLAKSWSVSSDGKEVTFFIREAYWSDGKPIVADDVIFTFEYFVMNKYARGNSIDRFTIPDEKGENKMIQWVKIDDKTVKAILPSPYGPFFTVLSHVYIYPKHKLEPLVDKNDLGSVNKIWLSNVDPKEIVVNGPYKLVQVITDQKVVLERNPNYWKVDRFGTRLPYFDRVEYLIIRDAEVRLAKFMAGEIDFMAIASKDYPMLKQQELAGNVPYKVYATQPNQPTPSPIHISFNFDVNDPDLKDLFAKLEFREAMEYALDRQRIIDEVFAGLAIPDAGLMLPSNKAFYNPKIEKIMRNYDLKKASELLDKIGLKNRDKEGYRLFPNGRRVEFNILVQSSPQEYQDVALIFAQDLQKIGIKANLQILDASLVGQMFGAGNFQAGIRAFGNQPDPQLRKAIWQPGTQLYYWHYSTMDKNATPPKPVFENMFDWEKRIWELFELGQIEMDPAKRKAYYDEWQELYHIYLPVIFVCKGMNIWGINNTLGNAGLTQDGMIVFTVWTVYRK
- a CDS encoding BadF/BadG/BcrA/BcrD ATPase family protein — protein: MKVLGIDGGGTSLKATVAQENKVIRRTILNQGVNLSAVDPKQLEQTIKELFEWSGDVDLVRAAFSGAGSEQRKSLLREIMAKYFHNSSLQIFTDAEGVLYSCYENEPVVVTIAGTGSVVMGVDNLQMVHRAGGWGHLFDDEGGAFSVVCKIIKAALNYRDGIGEFDPIFDELIHFYKVSHIEDLVDLQRLKNFKEVIASFASHMKITPLVLRILEEDLQILLERTKRILYKTNARKLYIHGGMFKISQFQHIFAKNLSHVEILRLKHDVDHMLAINKSLLNLKIHM